A window of Rhododendron vialii isolate Sample 1 chromosome 11a, ASM3025357v1 contains these coding sequences:
- the LOC131306476 gene encoding cellulose synthase A catalytic subunit 6 [UDP-forming]-like isoform X6, giving the protein MEIEGRLIAGSRNRNEFVLINANEIGRVTSVRELSGQICRICGDEIEVNVNGEPFAACNDCAFPVCRTCYEYERREGCQACPQCKTRYKRIKGSPQVDGDEEEEEFDDLDNEFEHGSNGPQHVSEAALFSHRSTGRGHAPFVEMESSAQNPGIPFPAYDQEDAVISSHKQPLTIPLSTSHGKQVCPVPPRPMDTKKDLAVYGYGTVAWKDRMEAWKKRQNDKLQILEHEPDSGDDPDFFGLDEGRQALSRKLPISSSRINPYRIIILHRFVILGLFFNYRVRHPVHDAYGLWLTSVICEIWFALSWVLDQLPKCFPIERETYLDRLSLRYEKGGKPSELAPIDVLVTTVDPTKEPPLTTANTVLSILAVDYPVDKIACYVSDDGAAMLTFEALAETSEFARKWVPFCKKFNIEPRAPEWYFARKVDYLRDKVNPSFARERRAMKREYEEFKIRINGLVAMAHKVPVEGWTMQDGTPWPGNNLRDHPGIIQVFHDGVYDVEGNQLPHLIYVSREKRPGFDHHKKAGAMNALVRASAVISNAAYLLNLDCDNYINNSKVLREAMCFMMDPASGKKICYVQFPHRFDGIDRHDRYANRNTVFFDINMKGLDGIQGPIYVGTGCVFRRQALYGSDVPAKKKATGKGCNCLPKLCYCCCGYSRNTSKKGQSKENKKIKIKSREALAEIHARECIEESVEGIENEKSYLMPQMNFEKKFGQSPVFVASTLQEEGWMDLWIGYFNRIQDALPRLAVRVLQSQKAWI; this is encoded by the exons ATGGAAATTGAAGGACGACTGATTGCGGGTTCACGCAATAGGAATGAGTTTGTTCTGATTAATGCTAATGAGATTGGACGC GTTACATCTGTGAGGGAACTAAGCGGGCAGATTTGCCGGATTTGTGGAGATGAGATTGAAGTTAACGTCAATGGGGAGCCGTTTGCTGCCTGCAACGATTGTGCATTCCCAGTTTGCAGAACTTGTTACGAGTACGAAAGAAGAGAGGGATGTCAAGCATGCCCTCAGTGCAAAACCCGCTACAAGCGCATCAAAG GGAGTCCCCAAGTCGATGGcgatgaagaggaagaagaattcGATGATTTGGATAACGAGTTCGAACACGGGAGCAACGGTCCTCAACACGTTTCAGAGGCAGCACTCTTTTCTCACCGCAGCACTGGCCGCGGTCATGCTCCCTTTGTTGAGATGGAGTCCTCTGCCCAAAATCCAGGAATCCCTTTCCCAGCCTATGACCAAGAG GATGCTGTGATCTCGTCCCATAAGCAACCTCTCACAATTCCTCTGTCTACGAGTCACGGGAAGCAAGTCTGCCCGGTGCCACCCCGACCGATGGATACTAAGAAAGACTTGGCCGTATATGGGTATGGTACAGTTGCGTGGAAAGACAGAATGGAGGCGTGGAAGAAAAGGCAGAATGACAAACTTCAAATTCTTGAGCATGAACCAGATAGTGGAGATGATCCTGATTTTTTTGG GTTGGATGAAGGCAGGCAGGCACTTTCGAGGAAACTGCCAATTTCATCAAGCAGGATAAACCCATACCGAATCATCATTTTACACCGATTTGTGATTCTTGGGCTGTTTTTCAACTATAGGGTTCGGCACCCGGTACATGATGCCTATGGCTTGTGGCTGACCTCAGTGATTTGCGAAATATGGTTCGCCCTTTCGTGGGTGCTTGACCAGTTACCAAAATGTTTCCCGATTGAGAGAGAAACGTACCTAGATAGATTATCACTAAG GTACGAGAAAGGGGGGAAGCCTTCTGAGTTAGCTCCTATAGACGTACTTGTTACTACTGTGGATCCGACGAAAGAACCGCCACTTACGACGGCAAACACGGTTCTGTCGATCCTTGCCGTGGATTATCCGGTAGACAAGATTGCTTGCTATGTCTCTGACGACGGCGCGGCCATGCTCACTTTTGAAGCCCTCGCTGAAACGTCCGAGTTTGCGAGGAAGTGGGTCCCGTTTTGCAAGAAGTTCAATATCGAGCCTCGTGCCCCGGAGTGGTATTTCGCTCGGAAGGTCGACTATCTTAGGGACAAAGTTAATCCTTCTTTTGCGAGGGAACGTCGTGCAATGAAG AGGGAATACGAAGAGTTCAAAATTCGAATAAACGGGTTGGTGGCCATGGCACATAAGGTTCCTGTGGAGGGTTGGACAATGCAAGATGGGACCCCATGGCCCGGTAACAATCTCAGGGACCATCCTGGAATTATTCAG GTGTTCCACGATGGTGTCTATGATGTTGAAGGAAACCAGTTGCCTCATCTCATTTATGTTTCTCGTGAGAAGAGGCCTGGATTTGATCACCACAAAAAAGCTGGTGCGATGAATGCCCTG GTGCGAGCCTCTGCAGTCATATCTAATGCTGCTTACCTACTCAATCTCGACTGTGATAACTATATAAACAACAGCAAGGTGCTCCGCGAAGCTATGTGCTTCATGATGGACCCTGCCTCTGGGAAGAAAATATGCTATGTTCAGTTTCCTCATAGGTTTGATGGGATTGATCGTCATGACCGATATGCAAATCGCAACACTGTATTCTTTGAT ATAAATATGAAAGGCTTGGACGGGATCCAAGGACCCATTTACGTTGGAACTGGATGTGTGTTTAGGAGACAAGCGCTCTATGGCTCTGATGTTCCAGCCAAGAAGAAAGCCACAGGGAAGGGATGCAATTGTTTGCCTAAATTGTGTTACTGCTGTTGTGGTTATTCCAGAAACACAAGTAAGAAAGGGCAGTCAAAGGAAAACAAGAAGATCAAGATCAAGAGCAGGGAGGCTTTGGCAGAAATACATGCTCGTGAATGTATTGAGGAAAGTGTTGAAG gaatagaaaatgaaaaatcgtACCTCATGCCCCAGATGAATTTTGAGAAAAAGTTTGGACAATCACCGGTTTTTGTTGCCTCAACGCTGCAAGAGGAAG GTTGGATGGATTTATGGATCGGTTATTTTAACCGGATTCAAGATGCATTGCCACGGCTGGCGGTCCGTGTACTGCAATCCCAGAAGGCCTGGATTTAA
- the LOC131306476 gene encoding cellulose synthase A catalytic subunit 2 [UDP-forming]-like isoform X4, with the protein MEIEGRLIAGSRNRNEFVLINANEIGRVTSVRELSGQICRICGDEIEVNVNGEPFAACNDCAFPVCRTCYEYERREGCQACPQCKTRYKRIKGSPQVDGDEEEEEFDDLDNEFEHGSNGPQHVSEAALFSHRSTGRGHAPFVEMESSAQNPGIPFPAYDQEDAVISSHKQPLTIPLSTSHGKQVCPVPPRPMDTKKDLAVYGYGTVAWKDRMEAWKKRQNDKLQILEHEPDSGDDPDFFGYEKGGKPSELAPIDVLVTTVDPTKEPPLTTANTVLSILAVDYPVDKIACYVSDDGAAMLTFEALAETSEFARKWVPFCKKFNIEPRAPEWYFARKVDYLRDKVNPSFARERRAMKREYEEFKIRINGLVAMAHKVPVEGWTMQDGTPWPGNNLRDHPGIIQVFHDGVYDVEGNQLPHLIYVSREKRPGFDHHKKAGAMNALVRASAVISNAAYLLNLDCDNYINNSKVLREAMCFMMDPASGKKICYVQFPHRFDGIDRHDRYANRNTVFFDINMKGLDGIQGPIYVGTGCVFRRQALYGSDVPAKKKATGKGCNCLPKLCYCCCGYSRNTSKKGQSKENKKIKIKSREALAEIHARECIEESVEGIENEKSYLMPQMNFEKKFGQSPVFVASTLQEEGGVPPRAISASILKEALHVISCGYEDKTKWGKEVGWIYGSVILTGFKMHCHGWRSVYCNPRRPGFKGSVHINLSNRLHQILQQASGSIEIFLSSHCPLWYGYGCGLKPLERFAYINSVVYPFTSIPLITYCTLPAVCLFTGKFIVPEISNYASIVFMALFISIAATSILEMQWGRVTLDDWWRNEQFWLISGVSSHFFALFQGLLKALTGVNANITVASKDGGNEESLELHLFKWTSLLIPPTTLLIINVIGVIVGVADAVNNGYDMWGLLFAKFFFALWVILHLYPFLKGLMGKQAGVPTIIMVWTILLASILSLLWVRIDPFLPKGDIVLEVCGLDCN; encoded by the exons ATGGAAATTGAAGGACGACTGATTGCGGGTTCACGCAATAGGAATGAGTTTGTTCTGATTAATGCTAATGAGATTGGACGC GTTACATCTGTGAGGGAACTAAGCGGGCAGATTTGCCGGATTTGTGGAGATGAGATTGAAGTTAACGTCAATGGGGAGCCGTTTGCTGCCTGCAACGATTGTGCATTCCCAGTTTGCAGAACTTGTTACGAGTACGAAAGAAGAGAGGGATGTCAAGCATGCCCTCAGTGCAAAACCCGCTACAAGCGCATCAAAG GGAGTCCCCAAGTCGATGGcgatgaagaggaagaagaattcGATGATTTGGATAACGAGTTCGAACACGGGAGCAACGGTCCTCAACACGTTTCAGAGGCAGCACTCTTTTCTCACCGCAGCACTGGCCGCGGTCATGCTCCCTTTGTTGAGATGGAGTCCTCTGCCCAAAATCCAGGAATCCCTTTCCCAGCCTATGACCAAGAG GATGCTGTGATCTCGTCCCATAAGCAACCTCTCACAATTCCTCTGTCTACGAGTCACGGGAAGCAAGTCTGCCCGGTGCCACCCCGACCGATGGATACTAAGAAAGACTTGGCCGTATATGGGTATGGTACAGTTGCGTGGAAAGACAGAATGGAGGCGTGGAAGAAAAGGCAGAATGACAAACTTCAAATTCTTGAGCATGAACCAGATAGTGGAGATGATCCTGATTTTTTTGG GTACGAGAAAGGGGGGAAGCCTTCTGAGTTAGCTCCTATAGACGTACTTGTTACTACTGTGGATCCGACGAAAGAACCGCCACTTACGACGGCAAACACGGTTCTGTCGATCCTTGCCGTGGATTATCCGGTAGACAAGATTGCTTGCTATGTCTCTGACGACGGCGCGGCCATGCTCACTTTTGAAGCCCTCGCTGAAACGTCCGAGTTTGCGAGGAAGTGGGTCCCGTTTTGCAAGAAGTTCAATATCGAGCCTCGTGCCCCGGAGTGGTATTTCGCTCGGAAGGTCGACTATCTTAGGGACAAAGTTAATCCTTCTTTTGCGAGGGAACGTCGTGCAATGAAG AGGGAATACGAAGAGTTCAAAATTCGAATAAACGGGTTGGTGGCCATGGCACATAAGGTTCCTGTGGAGGGTTGGACAATGCAAGATGGGACCCCATGGCCCGGTAACAATCTCAGGGACCATCCTGGAATTATTCAG GTGTTCCACGATGGTGTCTATGATGTTGAAGGAAACCAGTTGCCTCATCTCATTTATGTTTCTCGTGAGAAGAGGCCTGGATTTGATCACCACAAAAAAGCTGGTGCGATGAATGCCCTG GTGCGAGCCTCTGCAGTCATATCTAATGCTGCTTACCTACTCAATCTCGACTGTGATAACTATATAAACAACAGCAAGGTGCTCCGCGAAGCTATGTGCTTCATGATGGACCCTGCCTCTGGGAAGAAAATATGCTATGTTCAGTTTCCTCATAGGTTTGATGGGATTGATCGTCATGACCGATATGCAAATCGCAACACTGTATTCTTTGAT ATAAATATGAAAGGCTTGGACGGGATCCAAGGACCCATTTACGTTGGAACTGGATGTGTGTTTAGGAGACAAGCGCTCTATGGCTCTGATGTTCCAGCCAAGAAGAAAGCCACAGGGAAGGGATGCAATTGTTTGCCTAAATTGTGTTACTGCTGTTGTGGTTATTCCAGAAACACAAGTAAGAAAGGGCAGTCAAAGGAAAACAAGAAGATCAAGATCAAGAGCAGGGAGGCTTTGGCAGAAATACATGCTCGTGAATGTATTGAGGAAAGTGTTGAAG gaatagaaaatgaaaaatcgtACCTCATGCCCCAGATGAATTTTGAGAAAAAGTTTGGACAATCACCGGTTTTTGTTGCCTCAACGCTGCAAGAGGAAGGTGGAGTTCCACCTAGAGCAATTTCTGCGTCGATATTGAAAGAAGCACTTCACGTTATTAGCTGTGGTTACGAGGATAAAACAAAGTGGGGAAAAGAG GTTGGATGGATTTATGGATCGGTTATTTTAACCGGATTCAAGATGCATTGCCACGGCTGGCGGTCCGTGTACTGCAATCCCAGAAGGCCTGGATTTAAGGGATCAGTACACATAAATCTTTCAAATCGCTTGCACCAGATTCTTCAACAGGCCTCGGGATCCATTGAGATTTTCTTGAGTAGCCACTGTCCACTTTGGTATGGTTACGGGTGTGGTTTAAAACCACTAGAGCGATTCGCGTATATCAACTCAGTTGTGTATCCATTTACATCCATTCCGTTGATCACTTATTGTACCTTACCGGCTGTCTGTCTCTTCACTGGGAAGTTCATCGTCCCTGAG ATCAGCAACTATGCAAGCATTGTGTTCATGGCCCTCTTCATATCAATCGCTGCAACAAGTATCCTAGAGATGCAATGGGGACGGGTGACCTTAGACGATTGGTGGAGGAACGAGCAGTTTTGGTTGATCAGCGGCGTCTCCTCCCATTTCTTTGCCCTCTTCCAAGGCCTTCTTAAGGCCTTGACAGGTGTCAATGCAAACATCACTGTCGCCTCCAAAGACGGAGGCAACGAGGAGTCTTTGGAGCTCCACCTCTTCAAGTGGACGTCCTTGTTGATTCCTCCGACGACTCTTTTGATCATCAACGTTATCGGGGTTATAGTCGGGGTTGCTGACGCCGTCAACAATGGTTACGATATGTGGGGATTGCTGTTTGCAAAGTTCTTCTTTGCTCTATGGGTGATTTTACATCTCTACCCTTTCCTCAAAGGTCTGATGGGGAAACAGGCCGGAGTTCCTACGATCATCATGGTATGGACGATTCTCTTGGCTTCGATTTTATCCCTTTTGTGGGTCCGGATCGACCCGTTTTTACCCAAAGGTGACATTGTGTTGGAAGTTTGTGGGTTGGATTGCAACTAA
- the LOC131306476 gene encoding cellulose synthase A catalytic subunit 2 [UDP-forming]-like isoform X1 — MEIEGRLIAGSRNRNEFVLINANEIGRVTSVRELSGQICRICGDEIEVNVNGEPFAACNDCAFPVCRTCYEYERREGCQACPQCKTRYKRIKGSPQVDGDEEEEEFDDLDNEFEHGSNGPQHVSEAALFSHRSTGRGHAPFVEMESSAQNPGIPFPAYDQEDAVISSHKQPLTIPLSTSHGKQVCPVPPRPMDTKKDLAVYGYGTVAWKDRMEAWKKRQNDKLQILEHEPDSGDDPDFFGLDEGRQALSRKLPISSSRINPYRIIILHRFVILGLFFNYRVRHPVHDAYGLWLTSVICEIWFALSWVLDQLPKCFPIERETYLDRLSLRYEKGGKPSELAPIDVLVTTVDPTKEPPLTTANTVLSILAVDYPVDKIACYVSDDGAAMLTFEALAETSEFARKWVPFCKKFNIEPRAPEWYFARKVDYLRDKVNPSFARERRAMKREYEEFKIRINGLVAMAHKVPVEGWTMQDGTPWPGNNLRDHPGIIQVFHDGVYDVEGNQLPHLIYVSREKRPGFDHHKKAGAMNALVRASAVISNAAYLLNLDCDNYINNSKVLREAMCFMMDPASGKKICYVQFPHRFDGIDRHDRYANRNTVFFDINMKGLDGIQGPIYVGTGCVFRRQALYGSDVPAKKKATGKGCNCLPKLCYCCCGYSRNTSKKGQSKENKKIKIKSREALAEIHARECIEESVEGIENEKSYLMPQMNFEKKFGQSPVFVASTLQEEGGVPPRAISASILKEALHVISCGYEDKTKWGKEVGWIYGSVILTGFKMHCHGWRSVYCNPRRPGFKGSVHINLSNRLHQILQQASGSIEIFLSSHCPLWYGYGCGLKPLERFAYINSVVYPFTSIPLITYCTLPAVCLFTGKFIVPEISNYASIVFMALFISIAATSILEMQWGRVTLDDWWRNEQFWLISGVSSHFFALFQGLLKALTGVNANITVASKDGGNEESLELHLFKWTSLLIPPTTLLIINVIGVIVGVADAVNNGYDMWGLLFAKFFFALWVILHLYPFLKGLMGKQAGVPTIIMVWTILLASILSLLWVRIDPFLPKGDIVLEVCGLDCN; from the exons ATGGAAATTGAAGGACGACTGATTGCGGGTTCACGCAATAGGAATGAGTTTGTTCTGATTAATGCTAATGAGATTGGACGC GTTACATCTGTGAGGGAACTAAGCGGGCAGATTTGCCGGATTTGTGGAGATGAGATTGAAGTTAACGTCAATGGGGAGCCGTTTGCTGCCTGCAACGATTGTGCATTCCCAGTTTGCAGAACTTGTTACGAGTACGAAAGAAGAGAGGGATGTCAAGCATGCCCTCAGTGCAAAACCCGCTACAAGCGCATCAAAG GGAGTCCCCAAGTCGATGGcgatgaagaggaagaagaattcGATGATTTGGATAACGAGTTCGAACACGGGAGCAACGGTCCTCAACACGTTTCAGAGGCAGCACTCTTTTCTCACCGCAGCACTGGCCGCGGTCATGCTCCCTTTGTTGAGATGGAGTCCTCTGCCCAAAATCCAGGAATCCCTTTCCCAGCCTATGACCAAGAG GATGCTGTGATCTCGTCCCATAAGCAACCTCTCACAATTCCTCTGTCTACGAGTCACGGGAAGCAAGTCTGCCCGGTGCCACCCCGACCGATGGATACTAAGAAAGACTTGGCCGTATATGGGTATGGTACAGTTGCGTGGAAAGACAGAATGGAGGCGTGGAAGAAAAGGCAGAATGACAAACTTCAAATTCTTGAGCATGAACCAGATAGTGGAGATGATCCTGATTTTTTTGG GTTGGATGAAGGCAGGCAGGCACTTTCGAGGAAACTGCCAATTTCATCAAGCAGGATAAACCCATACCGAATCATCATTTTACACCGATTTGTGATTCTTGGGCTGTTTTTCAACTATAGGGTTCGGCACCCGGTACATGATGCCTATGGCTTGTGGCTGACCTCAGTGATTTGCGAAATATGGTTCGCCCTTTCGTGGGTGCTTGACCAGTTACCAAAATGTTTCCCGATTGAGAGAGAAACGTACCTAGATAGATTATCACTAAG GTACGAGAAAGGGGGGAAGCCTTCTGAGTTAGCTCCTATAGACGTACTTGTTACTACTGTGGATCCGACGAAAGAACCGCCACTTACGACGGCAAACACGGTTCTGTCGATCCTTGCCGTGGATTATCCGGTAGACAAGATTGCTTGCTATGTCTCTGACGACGGCGCGGCCATGCTCACTTTTGAAGCCCTCGCTGAAACGTCCGAGTTTGCGAGGAAGTGGGTCCCGTTTTGCAAGAAGTTCAATATCGAGCCTCGTGCCCCGGAGTGGTATTTCGCTCGGAAGGTCGACTATCTTAGGGACAAAGTTAATCCTTCTTTTGCGAGGGAACGTCGTGCAATGAAG AGGGAATACGAAGAGTTCAAAATTCGAATAAACGGGTTGGTGGCCATGGCACATAAGGTTCCTGTGGAGGGTTGGACAATGCAAGATGGGACCCCATGGCCCGGTAACAATCTCAGGGACCATCCTGGAATTATTCAG GTGTTCCACGATGGTGTCTATGATGTTGAAGGAAACCAGTTGCCTCATCTCATTTATGTTTCTCGTGAGAAGAGGCCTGGATTTGATCACCACAAAAAAGCTGGTGCGATGAATGCCCTG GTGCGAGCCTCTGCAGTCATATCTAATGCTGCTTACCTACTCAATCTCGACTGTGATAACTATATAAACAACAGCAAGGTGCTCCGCGAAGCTATGTGCTTCATGATGGACCCTGCCTCTGGGAAGAAAATATGCTATGTTCAGTTTCCTCATAGGTTTGATGGGATTGATCGTCATGACCGATATGCAAATCGCAACACTGTATTCTTTGAT ATAAATATGAAAGGCTTGGACGGGATCCAAGGACCCATTTACGTTGGAACTGGATGTGTGTTTAGGAGACAAGCGCTCTATGGCTCTGATGTTCCAGCCAAGAAGAAAGCCACAGGGAAGGGATGCAATTGTTTGCCTAAATTGTGTTACTGCTGTTGTGGTTATTCCAGAAACACAAGTAAGAAAGGGCAGTCAAAGGAAAACAAGAAGATCAAGATCAAGAGCAGGGAGGCTTTGGCAGAAATACATGCTCGTGAATGTATTGAGGAAAGTGTTGAAG gaatagaaaatgaaaaatcgtACCTCATGCCCCAGATGAATTTTGAGAAAAAGTTTGGACAATCACCGGTTTTTGTTGCCTCAACGCTGCAAGAGGAAGGTGGAGTTCCACCTAGAGCAATTTCTGCGTCGATATTGAAAGAAGCACTTCACGTTATTAGCTGTGGTTACGAGGATAAAACAAAGTGGGGAAAAGAG GTTGGATGGATTTATGGATCGGTTATTTTAACCGGATTCAAGATGCATTGCCACGGCTGGCGGTCCGTGTACTGCAATCCCAGAAGGCCTGGATTTAAGGGATCAGTACACATAAATCTTTCAAATCGCTTGCACCAGATTCTTCAACAGGCCTCGGGATCCATTGAGATTTTCTTGAGTAGCCACTGTCCACTTTGGTATGGTTACGGGTGTGGTTTAAAACCACTAGAGCGATTCGCGTATATCAACTCAGTTGTGTATCCATTTACATCCATTCCGTTGATCACTTATTGTACCTTACCGGCTGTCTGTCTCTTCACTGGGAAGTTCATCGTCCCTGAG ATCAGCAACTATGCAAGCATTGTGTTCATGGCCCTCTTCATATCAATCGCTGCAACAAGTATCCTAGAGATGCAATGGGGACGGGTGACCTTAGACGATTGGTGGAGGAACGAGCAGTTTTGGTTGATCAGCGGCGTCTCCTCCCATTTCTTTGCCCTCTTCCAAGGCCTTCTTAAGGCCTTGACAGGTGTCAATGCAAACATCACTGTCGCCTCCAAAGACGGAGGCAACGAGGAGTCTTTGGAGCTCCACCTCTTCAAGTGGACGTCCTTGTTGATTCCTCCGACGACTCTTTTGATCATCAACGTTATCGGGGTTATAGTCGGGGTTGCTGACGCCGTCAACAATGGTTACGATATGTGGGGATTGCTGTTTGCAAAGTTCTTCTTTGCTCTATGGGTGATTTTACATCTCTACCCTTTCCTCAAAGGTCTGATGGGGAAACAGGCCGGAGTTCCTACGATCATCATGGTATGGACGATTCTCTTGGCTTCGATTTTATCCCTTTTGTGGGTCCGGATCGACCCGTTTTTACCCAAAGGTGACATTGTGTTGGAAGTTTGTGGGTTGGATTGCAACTAA